In Entelurus aequoreus isolate RoL-2023_Sb linkage group LG02, RoL_Eaeq_v1.1, whole genome shotgun sequence, one genomic interval encodes:
- the marchf7 gene encoding E3 ubiquitin-protein ligase MARCH7 isoform X3 → MDSRSRRLPFCLSTSKSSYASSATPSSSSSLGSSRLYSRDTVLSERFPRASAAFKADVDQKSSRLLSSSRNYNNSDSNNGSWKLPSSLASSTRSYERSWTDSPLSSRTKPADSDGRLGRSGLLTSTDDGDSKRAKLAYSNRGLYSGTSSTSHTGSTYSSSGHNNARAGIQEGPSDPLDSSWTYNRFLSRSSTSSSKPQLSSREAETQNEPTLSGLRERRTRISELTSSLYPTGRTASTYAQGARPKETAYCSSSFSSERESSPGRHVSSAASRFSLARDLNDRPAPRYLNASSGLASTYEHAAATLTSRPTWHSAPPTRPEAPPPPRPAAVSAEAQGRYSTRHLLSRLFSRSSSQDSSSSSSTVDDDTLSVDSDEGARMSALEAESRRWEAITSGSNRRRPDLTPIRENKDGGLSDARTSQSEADGAASSSYSWLSSSLRGRCPSLLSRLRRHARDDSTSSPAGAEEGLSRPQHLLRRWDDLELRSTQDDNNQEEEDEEEDEVEQGAVGLDLFARPRRQEEDDDDKLPEVEDVSVGWSQRHRVATFQNNANAPQGGAERPLDGIPSLSSASSKQEKLRIIKERLLLEDSDEDEGDLCRICQMREESSSNPLIQPCCCTGSLQYVHQECIKRWLCSKIGSGTNLEAITNCELCKEKLRLNIDNFDIQQLYRTHVQLFNLVRILPDNVGILENIHHDSSDESEDGRLSIDFSDLDDYLEDD, encoded by the exons ATGGACTCCAGGTCTCGCAGGCTTCCCTTCTGCCTGTCAACTTCAAAGTCCTCGTACGCCTccagcgccacgccgtcctcgTCCTCCTCACTGGGCTCCAGCAGGCTGTACAGCAGGGACACGGTGCTGAGCGAGCGCTTTCCCAGGGCATCGGCCGCTTTTAAAGCAGACGTGGACCAGAAG agtTCTCGCCTCTTGAGCTCGTCCAGAAACTACAACAACTCCGACTCAAACAACGGCAGCTGGAAGTTGCCGTCCTCGCTGGCGTCTTCCACTCGATCCTACGAGCGTTCGTGGACAGACTCGCCGCTCAGCAGCAGGACTAAACCG GCTGATTCTGATGGGAGGTTAGGCCGCTCCGGTCTGTTGACTTCCACTGATGATGGGGATTCCAAACGGGCCAAACTGGCCTACAGTAACAGAGGACTGTACTCTGGAACCTCCAGCACCTCCCATACAGGGTCCACCTACTCCAGTAGTGGACACAACAATGCAAGAG CAGGCATTCAGGAAGGACCAAGTGATCCACTGGATTCGTCGTGGACCTACAACCGTTTCCTGTCGCGGTCCTCCACTTCTTCTTCAAAGCCGCAGTTGTCCAGCCGAGAGGCGGAGACCCAGAACGAGCCTACTTTGTCCGGTCTGCGAGAAAGGAGGACAAGGATCTCGGAGTTGACGTCGTCGTTGT ACCCCACAGGCCGCACGGCCTCCACGTACGCCCAAGGTGCTCGGCCCAAAGAGACCGCCTACTGCTCGTCCTCCTTTTCCAGCGAGCGAGAAAGCTCGCCAGGCCGTCACGTGTCCTCCGCTGCCAGTCGCTTTTCTCTCGCCCGCGACTTAAACGACAGACCCGCTCCTCGCTACCTGAACGCCTCATCCGGCCTCGCTTCAACCTATGAACACGCCGCAGCCACCTTGACCTCACGCCCCACCTGGCACAGCGCACCGCCCACCAGACCGGAAGCCCCGCCCCCACCGAGACCCGCCGCTGTAAGTGCGGAAGCACAAGGGCGCTACTCCACACGCCACCTTTTGTCCCGCCTCTTCTCACGCAGCTCCAGCCAGGACTCCTCCAGCAGCTCCTCAACTGTCGACGACGACACTCTGTCTGTGGACAGCGACGAGGGCGCCAGGATGTCTGCGCTGGAGGCGGAGTCTAGAAGGTGGGAGGCCATCACATCCGGCAGCAACCGCCGCAGACCCGACCTCACTCCAATACGGGAAAACAAAGACGGCGGTCTCTCCGATGCCCGGACATCGCAGAGCGAGGCTGACGGAGCGGCAAGTAGCAGCTACTCCTGGCTGTCGTCCTCCCTCCGTGGTCGCTGCCCTTCCCTTCTCTCCCGTCTGCGGAGGCACGCCCGCGACGACAGCACGTCCTCACCCGCCGGCGCGGAGGAGGGCCTCAGTCGTCCTCAGCACTTACTGAGAAGATGGGACGACCTGGAGCTCCGATCCACACAGGACGACAACAACCAAGAGGAAGAGGACGAGGAAGAGGATGAAGTAGAGCAAGGCGCCGTTGGTTTAGATCTCTTTGCACGTCCTCGCCGGCAGGAGGAGGACGACGACGACAAGTTACCTGAAGTGGAGGACGTTTCAGTGGGCTGGTCCCAGCGCCACAGGGTGGCTACATTTCAAAACAACGCCAACGCTCCTCAAGGTGGCGCCGAGCGGCCATTGGACGGCATTCCATCACTTAGCAGCGCCAGCAGCAAGCAAGAGAAGCTCCGCATTATTAAGGAAAG GCTGCTGCTGGAAGACTCTGACGAGGACGAAGGAGACTTGTGTAGAATCTGCCAGATGAGGGAGGAGTCCTCATCCAACCCTTTGATCCAACCTTGCTGCTGCACAGGAAGTCTGCAGTACGTCCACCAGGAATGCATCAAGAGGTGGCTTTGCTCCAAAATTGGCTCTG GCACAAATCTGGAGGCCATCACAAACTGCGAGCTGTGCAAGGAGAAGCTGCGCTTGAACATCGACAACTTTGACATCCAGCAGCTGTACAGGACACACGTGCAG
- the marchf7 gene encoding E3 ubiquitin-protein ligase MARCH7 isoform X1, whose protein sequence is MDSRSRRLPFCLSTSKSSYASSATPSSSSSLGSSRLYSRDTVLSERFPRASAAFKADVDQKSSRLLSSSRNYNNSDSNNGSWKLPSSLASSTRSYERSWTDSPLSSRTKPADSDGRLGRSGLLTSTDDGDSKRAKLAYSNRGLYSGTSSTSHTGSTYSSSGHNNARAGIQEGPSDPLDSSWTYNRFLSRSSTSSSKPQLSSREAETQNEPTLSGLRERRTRISELTSSLYPTGRTASTYAQGARPKETAYCSSSFSSERESSPGRHVSSAASRFSLARDLNDRPAPRYLNASSGLASTYEHAAATLTSRPTWHSAPPTRPEAPPPPRPAAVSAEAQGRYSTRHLLSRLFSRSSSQDSSSSSSTVDDDTLSVDSDEGARMSALEAESRRWEAITSGSNRRRPDLTPIRENKDGGLSDARTSQSEADGAASSSYSWLSSSLRGRCPSLLSRLRRHARDDSTSSPAGAEEGLSRPQHLLRRWDDLELRSTQDDNNQEEEDEEEDEVEQGAVGLDLFARPRRQEEDDDDKLPEVEDVSVGWSQRHRVATFQNNANAPQGGAERPLDGIPSLSSASSKQEKLRIIKERLLLEDSDEDEGDLCRICQMREESSSNPLIQPCCCTGSLQYVHQECIKRWLCSKIGSGTNLEAITNCELCKEKLRLNIDNFDIQQLYRTHVQSEYDDFISSGLYLVVLLHFCEQRFSDVLGAVDAAGLFNLVRILPDNVGILENIHHDSSDESEDGRLSIDFSDLDDYLEDD, encoded by the exons ATGGACTCCAGGTCTCGCAGGCTTCCCTTCTGCCTGTCAACTTCAAAGTCCTCGTACGCCTccagcgccacgccgtcctcgTCCTCCTCACTGGGCTCCAGCAGGCTGTACAGCAGGGACACGGTGCTGAGCGAGCGCTTTCCCAGGGCATCGGCCGCTTTTAAAGCAGACGTGGACCAGAAG agtTCTCGCCTCTTGAGCTCGTCCAGAAACTACAACAACTCCGACTCAAACAACGGCAGCTGGAAGTTGCCGTCCTCGCTGGCGTCTTCCACTCGATCCTACGAGCGTTCGTGGACAGACTCGCCGCTCAGCAGCAGGACTAAACCG GCTGATTCTGATGGGAGGTTAGGCCGCTCCGGTCTGTTGACTTCCACTGATGATGGGGATTCCAAACGGGCCAAACTGGCCTACAGTAACAGAGGACTGTACTCTGGAACCTCCAGCACCTCCCATACAGGGTCCACCTACTCCAGTAGTGGACACAACAATGCAAGAG CAGGCATTCAGGAAGGACCAAGTGATCCACTGGATTCGTCGTGGACCTACAACCGTTTCCTGTCGCGGTCCTCCACTTCTTCTTCAAAGCCGCAGTTGTCCAGCCGAGAGGCGGAGACCCAGAACGAGCCTACTTTGTCCGGTCTGCGAGAAAGGAGGACAAGGATCTCGGAGTTGACGTCGTCGTTGT ACCCCACAGGCCGCACGGCCTCCACGTACGCCCAAGGTGCTCGGCCCAAAGAGACCGCCTACTGCTCGTCCTCCTTTTCCAGCGAGCGAGAAAGCTCGCCAGGCCGTCACGTGTCCTCCGCTGCCAGTCGCTTTTCTCTCGCCCGCGACTTAAACGACAGACCCGCTCCTCGCTACCTGAACGCCTCATCCGGCCTCGCTTCAACCTATGAACACGCCGCAGCCACCTTGACCTCACGCCCCACCTGGCACAGCGCACCGCCCACCAGACCGGAAGCCCCGCCCCCACCGAGACCCGCCGCTGTAAGTGCGGAAGCACAAGGGCGCTACTCCACACGCCACCTTTTGTCCCGCCTCTTCTCACGCAGCTCCAGCCAGGACTCCTCCAGCAGCTCCTCAACTGTCGACGACGACACTCTGTCTGTGGACAGCGACGAGGGCGCCAGGATGTCTGCGCTGGAGGCGGAGTCTAGAAGGTGGGAGGCCATCACATCCGGCAGCAACCGCCGCAGACCCGACCTCACTCCAATACGGGAAAACAAAGACGGCGGTCTCTCCGATGCCCGGACATCGCAGAGCGAGGCTGACGGAGCGGCAAGTAGCAGCTACTCCTGGCTGTCGTCCTCCCTCCGTGGTCGCTGCCCTTCCCTTCTCTCCCGTCTGCGGAGGCACGCCCGCGACGACAGCACGTCCTCACCCGCCGGCGCGGAGGAGGGCCTCAGTCGTCCTCAGCACTTACTGAGAAGATGGGACGACCTGGAGCTCCGATCCACACAGGACGACAACAACCAAGAGGAAGAGGACGAGGAAGAGGATGAAGTAGAGCAAGGCGCCGTTGGTTTAGATCTCTTTGCACGTCCTCGCCGGCAGGAGGAGGACGACGACGACAAGTTACCTGAAGTGGAGGACGTTTCAGTGGGCTGGTCCCAGCGCCACAGGGTGGCTACATTTCAAAACAACGCCAACGCTCCTCAAGGTGGCGCCGAGCGGCCATTGGACGGCATTCCATCACTTAGCAGCGCCAGCAGCAAGCAAGAGAAGCTCCGCATTATTAAGGAAAG GCTGCTGCTGGAAGACTCTGACGAGGACGAAGGAGACTTGTGTAGAATCTGCCAGATGAGGGAGGAGTCCTCATCCAACCCTTTGATCCAACCTTGCTGCTGCACAGGAAGTCTGCAGTACGTCCACCAGGAATGCATCAAGAGGTGGCTTTGCTCCAAAATTGGCTCTG GCACAAATCTGGAGGCCATCACAAACTGCGAGCTGTGCAAGGAGAAGCTGCGCTTGAACATCGACAACTTTGACATCCAGCAGCTGTACAGGACACACGTGCAG TCCGAATATGACGACTTCATCAGCAGTGGTCTCTATCTGGTAGTGCTGTTGCATTTTTGTGAACAGAGGTTCTCTGATGTCCTGGGGGCAGTCGATGCAGCTGGG
- the marchf7 gene encoding E3 ubiquitin-protein ligase MARCH7 isoform X2 gives MDSRSRRLPFCLSTSKSSYASSATPSSSSSLGSSRLYSRDTVLSERFPRASAAFKADVDQKSSRLLSSSRNYNNSDSNNGSWKLPSSLASSTRSYERSWTDSPLSSRTKPADSDGRLGRSGLLTSTDDGDSKRAKLAYSNRGLYSGTSSTSHTGSTYSSSGHNNARGIQEGPSDPLDSSWTYNRFLSRSSTSSSKPQLSSREAETQNEPTLSGLRERRTRISELTSSLYPTGRTASTYAQGARPKETAYCSSSFSSERESSPGRHVSSAASRFSLARDLNDRPAPRYLNASSGLASTYEHAAATLTSRPTWHSAPPTRPEAPPPPRPAAVSAEAQGRYSTRHLLSRLFSRSSSQDSSSSSSTVDDDTLSVDSDEGARMSALEAESRRWEAITSGSNRRRPDLTPIRENKDGGLSDARTSQSEADGAASSSYSWLSSSLRGRCPSLLSRLRRHARDDSTSSPAGAEEGLSRPQHLLRRWDDLELRSTQDDNNQEEEDEEEDEVEQGAVGLDLFARPRRQEEDDDDKLPEVEDVSVGWSQRHRVATFQNNANAPQGGAERPLDGIPSLSSASSKQEKLRIIKERLLLEDSDEDEGDLCRICQMREESSSNPLIQPCCCTGSLQYVHQECIKRWLCSKIGSGTNLEAITNCELCKEKLRLNIDNFDIQQLYRTHVQSEYDDFISSGLYLVVLLHFCEQRFSDVLGAVDAAGLFNLVRILPDNVGILENIHHDSSDESEDGRLSIDFSDLDDYLEDD, from the exons ATGGACTCCAGGTCTCGCAGGCTTCCCTTCTGCCTGTCAACTTCAAAGTCCTCGTACGCCTccagcgccacgccgtcctcgTCCTCCTCACTGGGCTCCAGCAGGCTGTACAGCAGGGACACGGTGCTGAGCGAGCGCTTTCCCAGGGCATCGGCCGCTTTTAAAGCAGACGTGGACCAGAAG agtTCTCGCCTCTTGAGCTCGTCCAGAAACTACAACAACTCCGACTCAAACAACGGCAGCTGGAAGTTGCCGTCCTCGCTGGCGTCTTCCACTCGATCCTACGAGCGTTCGTGGACAGACTCGCCGCTCAGCAGCAGGACTAAACCG GCTGATTCTGATGGGAGGTTAGGCCGCTCCGGTCTGTTGACTTCCACTGATGATGGGGATTCCAAACGGGCCAAACTGGCCTACAGTAACAGAGGACTGTACTCTGGAACCTCCAGCACCTCCCATACAGGGTCCACCTACTCCAGTAGTGGACACAACAATGCAAGAG GCATTCAGGAAGGACCAAGTGATCCACTGGATTCGTCGTGGACCTACAACCGTTTCCTGTCGCGGTCCTCCACTTCTTCTTCAAAGCCGCAGTTGTCCAGCCGAGAGGCGGAGACCCAGAACGAGCCTACTTTGTCCGGTCTGCGAGAAAGGAGGACAAGGATCTCGGAGTTGACGTCGTCGTTGT ACCCCACAGGCCGCACGGCCTCCACGTACGCCCAAGGTGCTCGGCCCAAAGAGACCGCCTACTGCTCGTCCTCCTTTTCCAGCGAGCGAGAAAGCTCGCCAGGCCGTCACGTGTCCTCCGCTGCCAGTCGCTTTTCTCTCGCCCGCGACTTAAACGACAGACCCGCTCCTCGCTACCTGAACGCCTCATCCGGCCTCGCTTCAACCTATGAACACGCCGCAGCCACCTTGACCTCACGCCCCACCTGGCACAGCGCACCGCCCACCAGACCGGAAGCCCCGCCCCCACCGAGACCCGCCGCTGTAAGTGCGGAAGCACAAGGGCGCTACTCCACACGCCACCTTTTGTCCCGCCTCTTCTCACGCAGCTCCAGCCAGGACTCCTCCAGCAGCTCCTCAACTGTCGACGACGACACTCTGTCTGTGGACAGCGACGAGGGCGCCAGGATGTCTGCGCTGGAGGCGGAGTCTAGAAGGTGGGAGGCCATCACATCCGGCAGCAACCGCCGCAGACCCGACCTCACTCCAATACGGGAAAACAAAGACGGCGGTCTCTCCGATGCCCGGACATCGCAGAGCGAGGCTGACGGAGCGGCAAGTAGCAGCTACTCCTGGCTGTCGTCCTCCCTCCGTGGTCGCTGCCCTTCCCTTCTCTCCCGTCTGCGGAGGCACGCCCGCGACGACAGCACGTCCTCACCCGCCGGCGCGGAGGAGGGCCTCAGTCGTCCTCAGCACTTACTGAGAAGATGGGACGACCTGGAGCTCCGATCCACACAGGACGACAACAACCAAGAGGAAGAGGACGAGGAAGAGGATGAAGTAGAGCAAGGCGCCGTTGGTTTAGATCTCTTTGCACGTCCTCGCCGGCAGGAGGAGGACGACGACGACAAGTTACCTGAAGTGGAGGACGTTTCAGTGGGCTGGTCCCAGCGCCACAGGGTGGCTACATTTCAAAACAACGCCAACGCTCCTCAAGGTGGCGCCGAGCGGCCATTGGACGGCATTCCATCACTTAGCAGCGCCAGCAGCAAGCAAGAGAAGCTCCGCATTATTAAGGAAAG GCTGCTGCTGGAAGACTCTGACGAGGACGAAGGAGACTTGTGTAGAATCTGCCAGATGAGGGAGGAGTCCTCATCCAACCCTTTGATCCAACCTTGCTGCTGCACAGGAAGTCTGCAGTACGTCCACCAGGAATGCATCAAGAGGTGGCTTTGCTCCAAAATTGGCTCTG GCACAAATCTGGAGGCCATCACAAACTGCGAGCTGTGCAAGGAGAAGCTGCGCTTGAACATCGACAACTTTGACATCCAGCAGCTGTACAGGACACACGTGCAG TCCGAATATGACGACTTCATCAGCAGTGGTCTCTATCTGGTAGTGCTGTTGCATTTTTGTGAACAGAGGTTCTCTGATGTCCTGGGGGCAGTCGATGCAGCTGGG